A region of Roseobacter litoralis Och 149 DNA encodes the following proteins:
- a CDS encoding carbohydrate ABC transporter permease: MARAVTNNRKALNTAIAWTIGLLIFFPILWTILTSFKTEATAIADPPVFLFFDWTLENYTVVQERSNYGRFLWNSIIIAGGSTLLGLLVAVPAAWSMAFVPSKRTKDILLWMLSTKMLPAVGVLYPIYLIFIQFGLLDSIIGLTIILMLINLPIIIWMLYTYFREIPGEILEAARMDGAGLKSEILYVLTPMAVPGIASTMLLNFILAWNEAFWTLNLTAAKAAPLTAFIASYSSPEGLFYAKLSAASTMAIAPILILGWFSQKQLVRGLTFGAVK, translated from the coding sequence ATGGCTCGTGCTGTTACAAACAACCGCAAAGCGCTCAATACCGCGATCGCCTGGACGATTGGTCTGTTGATCTTCTTTCCGATCCTGTGGACCATTCTGACCAGCTTCAAGACCGAAGCCACGGCAATCGCGGACCCACCTGTGTTCCTCTTTTTCGACTGGACGCTTGAGAACTACACCGTGGTTCAGGAACGCTCCAACTATGGCCGTTTCTTGTGGAACTCCATCATTATCGCAGGGGGTTCAACCCTTCTTGGATTGCTCGTGGCTGTACCTGCTGCCTGGTCCATGGCCTTTGTGCCCAGCAAGCGGACCAAAGATATCCTGCTGTGGATGCTCTCCACCAAGATGTTGCCGGCGGTTGGGGTTCTCTATCCGATCTATCTGATCTTCATCCAATTTGGTCTGCTTGACAGCATTATCGGTCTGACGATTATCCTGATGCTGATCAACCTGCCGATCATCATCTGGATGCTCTATACGTATTTCCGCGAAATTCCGGGCGAAATTCTGGAAGCGGCGCGTATGGATGGTGCCGGGTTGAAATCGGAAATCCTCTATGTACTGACACCAATGGCGGTGCCGGGGATTGCGTCTACAATGCTGCTGAATTTCATTCTTGCCTGGAACGAAGCCTTCTGGACTCTGAACCTGACAGCAGCAAAAGCAGCCCCGTTGACGGCCTTTATTGCCAGCTATTCCAGTCCGGAAGGATTGTTTTACGCAAAGCTGTCGGCAGCTTCCACCATGGCCATTGCGCCAATTCTCATCCTCGGCTGGTTCAGCCAGAAACAACTCGTACGCGGCCTCACGTTTGGCGCGGTTAAGTAA
- a CDS encoding ABC transporter ATP-binding protein, with protein sequence MNATDLVAENISWAPRRKEPLLLQPTSFRAAPGSVMGVVGPNGAGKSTLLRLLYRYQAPLSGQIRIGGDDIWSIPPRAAARKVAAVLQEQPSSFGLTVREIVTLGRAPHRLGFATAGAKDAQIVEVALDTLNLSDLADRDLANLSGGERQRVMVARALAQEPQVLVLDEPTNHLDIRHQLEVLALIRALDVTIIVSLHDLNVAADVCDTILLLENGHTRGVGPPDAVLTAHSVSNVFAVEARAEQLSPSKTKHLSFHLPH encoded by the coding sequence ATGAACGCCACGGACCTCGTCGCGGAGAACATCAGCTGGGCGCCGCGCCGCAAAGAGCCGCTCTTGCTGCAACCGACCAGCTTTCGCGCCGCACCCGGCAGCGTGATGGGTGTTGTCGGCCCAAATGGGGCGGGTAAATCCACGCTGTTGCGTCTGCTCTACCGGTATCAGGCGCCGCTGAGTGGCCAAATCAGGATCGGTGGAGACGACATCTGGTCGATCCCACCGCGCGCCGCTGCGCGAAAGGTTGCGGCGGTTTTGCAGGAACAGCCGTCGTCCTTTGGACTGACAGTGCGCGAAATCGTGACGCTGGGTCGCGCACCGCACCGCCTTGGTTTTGCCACCGCAGGCGCGAAAGATGCGCAGATCGTCGAGGTTGCGCTTGATACGCTGAACCTGAGCGATTTGGCAGATCGGGACCTCGCCAACCTGTCGGGCGGTGAACGCCAGCGGGTCATGGTGGCCCGCGCCCTAGCGCAAGAGCCTCAGGTGCTGGTGCTGGATGAGCCGACCAACCATCTGGACATCCGCCATCAGCTTGAGGTGCTCGCCCTCATTCGCGCGCTGGATGTGACGATTATCGTCTCTCTGCACGATTTGAATGTCGCGGCGGATGTCTGCGATACCATTCTGCTGCTCGAAAACGGACATACGCGTGGCGTGGGGCCGCCTGATGCGGTGCTCACTGCGCATAGTGTTTCGAACGTATTTGCGGTTGAGGCGCGCGCAGAACAGCTTAGTCCGAGCAAGACCAAACACTTATCCTTCCACCTTCCGCATTAA
- a CDS encoding ABC transporter substrate-binding protein has product MSLRHALCAATAMSLITASSAFADGHATTLTIATVNNGDMIRMQGLTDDFTEKTGHQVEWVTLEENVLRQRVTTDITTKGGQFDIMTIGMYETPIWAKNDWLISLDDLSAEYDIDDILPAMRGGLSLDGTLYAAPFYGESSMVMYRTDLMEAAGMEMPDAPTWDFIGEAARAMTDKDNEIYGICLRGKAGWGENAAFLTAMSNSFGARIVDENWVPQYDSDAWSNTLNFYINLMNDAGPPGASTNGFNENLSLFQQGKCGMWIDATVAASFVTNPDDSTVADKVGFALAPDNGLGKRSNWLWAWALAIPAGTEKADAAKEFIEWATSTSYIELVAENEGWANVPPGARTSLYENPNYQDVPFAKMTLESILSADPNSPTIDPVPYIGVQFAAIPEWAGMGSEIGQEFSAALAGQQTADEALAKAQAIATDVMEAAGY; this is encoded by the coding sequence ATGTCTTTGAGACACGCACTTTGTGCGGCGACTGCTATGTCGCTCATCACGGCAAGCAGCGCATTCGCTGACGGCCATGCAACCACACTCACCATCGCAACTGTCAACAATGGCGACATGATCCGCATGCAGGGTCTGACAGACGATTTCACCGAGAAAACAGGCCATCAGGTAGAATGGGTGACCTTGGAGGAAAACGTTCTGCGTCAACGCGTGACAACGGACATCACCACCAAGGGTGGTCAGTTCGACATCATGACCATCGGCATGTACGAAACGCCCATCTGGGCCAAGAACGACTGGCTGATCTCTCTTGATGATCTGTCCGCCGAATACGACATTGACGATATTCTGCCCGCAATGCGCGGTGGCCTGTCGCTCGATGGCACGCTCTATGCGGCACCATTTTATGGTGAATCGTCAATGGTCATGTACCGCACCGACCTGATGGAAGCCGCAGGCATGGAAATGCCCGACGCGCCCACTTGGGACTTCATCGGGGAAGCCGCACGCGCCATGACGGACAAGGACAACGAGATATACGGTATTTGTCTGCGCGGAAAAGCGGGTTGGGGCGAAAACGCAGCCTTCCTGACGGCGATGTCCAACTCCTTTGGCGCGCGGATCGTGGATGAAAACTGGGTCCCTCAGTACGATTCCGATGCATGGTCCAACACGCTCAACTTCTACATCAATCTGATGAATGACGCGGGCCCTCCCGGTGCTTCGACAAATGGTTTCAATGAAAACCTGTCGCTGTTCCAACAAGGCAAGTGCGGCATGTGGATTGACGCGACAGTTGCTGCGTCTTTCGTGACCAACCCGGACGATTCAACTGTTGCGGACAAGGTCGGCTTTGCGCTGGCACCGGACAATGGTTTGGGCAAACGATCCAACTGGCTTTGGGCCTGGGCGCTGGCAATTCCTGCGGGCACCGAAAAGGCTGACGCTGCGAAAGAGTTCATCGAATGGGCGACTTCGACCAGCTATATTGAGCTTGTTGCGGAAAATGAAGGCTGGGCCAACGTTCCACCGGGCGCACGGACATCGTTGTATGAGAACCCGAACTATCAGGACGTTCCCTTTGCCAAGATGACACTGGAGAGCATCCTGTCGGCAGATCCGAACAGCCCAACAATCGATCCGGTCCCATACATCGGCGTACAGTTCGCCGCGATCCCTGAGTGGGCCGGTATGGGTTCAGAAATCGGTCAGGAGTTCTCAGCAGCTCTTGCCGGTCAGCAAACCGCTGACGAAGCACTGGCAAAAGCGCAAGCGATTGCCACTGATGTAATGGAAGCCGCCGGGTACTAA
- a CDS encoding FecCD family ABC transporter permease — protein sequence MAKTAAARSGQSAVYPVAMMCGWILLLLSLTMAVSIGAVSIPFSTVWGVVLNNTIDTSFVGDWSTGREAIVWDIRFPRALLACFVGAGLAMVGASLQAVTRNPLADPHLLGISAGGAFGAILALLHTGLFLGLLTVPLLAFAGALGATLLVLAVSQFAAATSADRLVLAGVAVSFIVMSMANVLIFLGDPRATHTVVFWMLGGLGLAQWNQLIFPLIILVFCGVYLRINAGNLNAMTVGDETAATLGLNVARFRLSIFFIGALITGVMVAFSGIIGFVGLMVPHIVRLIVGGDYARVLPASALLGAVFLLWADIVARTVMAPEDMPIGIVTGLAGGTFFVWLLRRRQR from the coding sequence ATGGCAAAGACCGCAGCAGCACGATCCGGGCAGTCTGCGGTCTATCCTGTCGCAATGATGTGCGGTTGGATCCTTTTGCTGCTATCGCTGACGATGGCGGTCAGCATTGGCGCTGTTTCGATCCCCTTTTCGACAGTCTGGGGGGTGGTGTTGAATAATACAATTGACACGTCTTTTGTCGGCGATTGGTCAACAGGACGCGAAGCGATTGTTTGGGACATCCGGTTTCCACGCGCTTTGCTGGCCTGTTTCGTCGGCGCGGGGCTGGCGATGGTGGGCGCAAGTCTGCAGGCCGTCACGCGCAACCCGCTTGCAGATCCGCATCTGTTGGGGATTTCTGCGGGCGGGGCTTTTGGCGCCATTCTTGCGCTGCTCCACACCGGATTGTTCCTTGGGCTGCTGACGGTGCCTCTGTTGGCCTTTGCGGGGGCCTTGGGCGCGACGCTGCTGGTACTGGCAGTCTCGCAATTCGCCGCGGCAACCAGTGCGGACAGGCTTGTGCTTGCCGGGGTTGCCGTATCATTCATCGTGATGTCGATGGCAAATGTGCTGATTTTCCTTGGTGACCCGCGCGCGACCCATACGGTTGTGTTCTGGATGCTTGGGGGCTTGGGGTTGGCGCAATGGAACCAGCTTATCTTTCCGCTGATCATTCTGGTTTTCTGTGGCGTCTATCTGCGGATCAATGCGGGTAACCTCAATGCAATGACAGTCGGGGATGAAACCGCGGCAACGCTGGGCCTGAACGTGGCACGCTTTCGCTTGTCGATCTTTTTCATCGGCGCGTTGATCACGGGGGTGATGGTCGCGTTTTCCGGCATCATCGGTTTTGTCGGACTGATGGTGCCCCACATCGTGCGGTTGATCGTTGGCGGGGATTACGCGCGCGTTTTGCCAGCGTCGGCCTTGCTGGGGGCTGTATTTCTGCTTTGGGCGGATATTGTCGCACGCACGGTCATGGCCCCTGAGGACATGCCGATCGGTATCGTCACCGGTCTTGCAGGCGGCACCTTTTTTGTCTGGTTGTTGCGCCGCAGACAACGCTGA
- a CDS encoding LacI family DNA-binding transcriptional regulator translates to MSNTKIRNMEEFAAVSGISRPTVSKYFHNPQSVRATTRKRIEEALEHHDYRPNIYAINQNRRLTKNIGIVVPYLADPFFSEISRVIERRCIEAGYAPNLFNSHGEASQENDILDGLRSLKPAGVLLAPLGRLSDTSMIEKFCRDVPTVLFDSNLDGIGDAFVGSDNYSFVSQTVEYLSRTGEPPCFLEMRTPANPNANKRRRAYLQMMERLGLETQVIKIDGEGWAFEEIGRNGGFKLLDEKILKTDTVLCSNDRLAIGFLSACYDRGVRVGRDASCDLRVASHDDHPLSRFACPSLTTAAHDYASVSEHAVETLFQCIENGGNSGARPETLFPARLIIRDSA, encoded by the coding sequence ATGAGCAATACCAAGATCAGAAATATGGAAGAGTTCGCGGCGGTCAGTGGGATTTCACGGCCGACGGTGTCAAAGTACTTCCACAACCCGCAAAGCGTGCGCGCCACGACGCGCAAGCGCATCGAAGAAGCGCTGGAGCATCACGATTATCGCCCGAACATCTATGCGATCAACCAGAATCGGCGCCTGACAAAGAACATCGGAATCGTGGTGCCTTATCTGGCCGATCCTTTCTTTTCGGAAATATCGCGCGTGATTGAGCGGCGCTGCATTGAGGCGGGCTATGCGCCGAACCTGTTTAATTCTCATGGTGAGGCATCGCAGGAAAACGATATTCTGGATGGATTGCGGTCGTTGAAACCGGCGGGCGTTTTGCTGGCGCCACTGGGTCGGCTGTCCGACACGTCGATGATTGAGAAGTTCTGCCGTGATGTCCCGACGGTCCTGTTCGATAGTAATCTTGATGGTATAGGCGATGCTTTCGTGGGTTCTGACAATTACAGTTTCGTGTCGCAAACTGTTGAATACCTTAGCAGAACCGGAGAGCCGCCATGTTTTCTGGAGATGCGGACGCCTGCAAACCCGAACGCCAACAAACGTCGGCGCGCCTATTTGCAGATGATGGAGCGTCTGGGTCTGGAAACACAGGTTATCAAAATTGACGGAGAGGGTTGGGCGTTTGAAGAGATCGGTCGCAATGGCGGCTTCAAACTGCTTGATGAAAAGATACTAAAGACGGATACGGTTTTGTGCAGCAACGACCGCCTTGCTATTGGCTTTCTGTCCGCTTGCTATGACCGGGGCGTGCGAGTCGGACGAGATGCGTCTTGTGATCTGCGTGTGGCGTCACATGACGATCATCCGCTATCACGTTTTGCCTGCCCGTCACTGACCACCGCTGCACATGACTATGCTTCTGTGTCCGAGCACGCGGTCGAGACTTTGTTCCAATGCATTGAAAATGGCGGAAATTCGGGGGCGAGACCGGAAACGCTTTTTCCCGCGCGACTGATAATTCGCGACTCAGCGTGA
- a CDS encoding carbohydrate ABC transporter permease, producing MATQQSRSAARIMMAPAVILLLGWMLVPLTMTLMFSFKKYLPLRGGDLGWVGFDNYVRFVSSSAFWPSVMATLTIVGGVLVITIVLGVVLALLLDQPMWGQGIVRILVIAPFFVMPTVSALVWKNMFMDPVNGLFAHVWKFFGAEPIQWLSQAPLESIVLIVSWQWLPFATLILLTAVQSLDSEQLEAAEMDGAPFYSRFIHIILPHLARAITIVVLIQTIFLLSIFAEIFVTTGGSFGTRTLSYLIFQRVLESQNVGLGSAGGVYAIILANIVAIFLMRIVGKNLDN from the coding sequence ATGGCTACGCAGCAATCCCGATCAGCAGCCAGAATAATGATGGCCCCGGCTGTAATCCTGCTTTTGGGCTGGATGCTGGTGCCGCTGACCATGACGCTGATGTTCTCATTCAAGAAGTATCTGCCGCTGCGCGGCGGTGATCTGGGATGGGTTGGTTTCGACAATTATGTCCGATTTGTGAGTTCCAGCGCCTTTTGGCCTTCGGTTATGGCAACACTGACCATTGTTGGTGGTGTGCTTGTTATCACGATTGTGCTCGGTGTCGTTCTGGCCCTGTTGCTTGATCAGCCGATGTGGGGTCAGGGGATTGTGCGCATTCTCGTGATCGCGCCCTTCTTCGTGATGCCGACCGTTTCCGCGCTTGTTTGGAAAAACATGTTCATGGATCCTGTGAACGGTCTTTTTGCGCATGTTTGGAAGTTCTTTGGCGCCGAACCCATACAATGGCTCAGTCAGGCGCCGCTGGAATCGATTGTGCTTATTGTCAGCTGGCAGTGGTTGCCCTTTGCAACGCTGATCCTGCTCACCGCCGTGCAGTCGCTTGACAGCGAGCAACTGGAAGCTGCCGAAATGGATGGCGCGCCGTTCTATAGCCGGTTCATCCATATCATCCTGCCGCATCTTGCCCGCGCAATCACAATTGTCGTGCTGATCCAGACGATCTTTCTTTTGTCGATCTTTGCGGAAATCTTTGTGACCACGGGTGGGTCCTTCGGCACCAGAACACTGTCCTATCTCATTTTCCAGCGCGTGCTTGAAAGTCAGAACGTCGGCCTTGGGTCTGCGGGTGGTGTCTATGCAATCATACTTGCCAATATCGTTGCCATCTTCCTGATGCGCATCGTCGGCAAAAACCTCGACAACTAA
- a CDS encoding DUF1636 family protein has protein sequence MGTPTHRITICTSCRHKGTDCKPGYELIARLRAAIAAAGDSVTEEFEISGVACMAGCDRPCTVAYHGTRKATYLFGDIEPDTDIGDLVSFARDYALLEDGWCSSVDRPGKLRKTTLARVPAAIIALEDSDVRVS, from the coding sequence ATGGGAACACCGACACATAGAATAACAATCTGCACATCCTGCCGACATAAAGGCACCGACTGTAAACCGGGCTATGAGCTGATTGCCAGACTGCGCGCGGCGATTGCTGCTGCGGGTGACAGCGTCACCGAAGAGTTCGAGATTTCCGGCGTTGCCTGTATGGCAGGCTGTGATCGCCCCTGCACGGTTGCCTATCACGGAACGCGCAAGGCGACCTATCTTTTTGGCGATATAGAGCCGGATACGGATATTGGCGATCTGGTCAGTTTTGCACGTGATTACGCACTGCTGGAGGACGGGTGGTGTTCGTCGGTTGATCGTCCCGGCAAATTACGCAAAACCACGCTTGCGCGCGTGCCTGCGGCCATCATTGCGCTGGAAGACAGCGATGTGCGTGTCTCATGA
- a CDS encoding HlyD family secretion protein, translating to MLETLICALFTILPDYLYRRFRQGKRIGIEINLFSVWYELRWGITGCAIMALTVITTLFYFHPATNSVVSYFRTVTILPQAGGRVLEIYVKNNELVNLGQPIFRLEDHSQRAQVEAAKAMIAEADASLKVAQTDLTEAIASIAGATAALRQAEEELERNVTLRDQGSTAVRLAEIDRFENLVAQRSAQRDAAIAQQAETQERIDSLIPAQKDNALAQFDAANAELEKTVVYAGVTGRVEQLSLQVGDYISPVLRPAGVLVPVTSGRSRFQAGFNQMAAQVIKPGMIGEIGCMTKPFTVIPMVVVAVQDVIPSGQVRPSDRLLDPQNNQQPGSIMVYLEPLYDGTAEALPPGSNCIANVYTDNHERLEDESLSTPHKIALHVIDTIGVVHAAGLRLRLLLMPVQTLVFSGGH from the coding sequence ATGCTTGAGACACTGATCTGCGCGCTGTTCACGATCTTGCCCGATTATCTTTACCGCCGGTTCCGACAGGGCAAGAGAATAGGCATCGAAATCAACCTCTTCAGTGTCTGGTATGAACTCAGGTGGGGCATAACCGGATGCGCGATCATGGCACTCACCGTGATTACGACGCTGTTTTATTTTCACCCGGCCACAAATTCCGTTGTGTCCTATTTTCGCACCGTCACGATATTGCCGCAGGCCGGGGGCCGGGTATTGGAAATCTACGTCAAGAACAACGAATTGGTGAACCTCGGCCAGCCGATATTCCGGTTGGAAGATCACTCGCAACGCGCACAGGTCGAAGCCGCAAAGGCAATGATTGCTGAGGCTGATGCGTCCTTGAAAGTGGCGCAAACCGATTTGACCGAAGCGATTGCATCTATCGCCGGGGCCACCGCGGCCCTGAGGCAGGCGGAAGAGGAATTAGAGCGCAACGTGACCCTGCGCGATCAGGGTTCGACCGCCGTGCGCCTTGCTGAAATCGACCGCTTTGAAAACCTTGTCGCGCAACGCTCAGCGCAGCGTGATGCCGCCATCGCGCAACAGGCCGAGACGCAGGAACGGATCGATTCCCTGATACCGGCGCAGAAAGATAACGCGCTGGCACAGTTTGATGCGGCCAACGCCGAACTGGAAAAAACCGTGGTCTATGCGGGTGTGACCGGTCGGGTTGAGCAACTCAGCCTGCAGGTTGGCGACTATATCAGCCCGGTCCTGCGACCGGCAGGCGTGCTGGTGCCCGTGACGTCTGGGCGAAGCCGCTTTCAGGCAGGTTTCAACCAAATGGCCGCGCAGGTCATCAAGCCGGGTATGATTGGTGAAATCGGTTGCATGACCAAGCCCTTCACCGTCATTCCGATGGTGGTCGTGGCGGTTCAGGATGTGATCCCGTCCGGGCAGGTCCGACCCAGCGACCGGCTTCTGGATCCACAAAACAACCAGCAGCCGGGCAGCATCATGGTGTATCTGGAACCTCTCTATGACGGGACCGCCGAGGCGCTGCCGCCGGGCAGTAACTGTATCGCGAATGTCTACACCGACAATCATGAACGGCTCGAGGATGAGAGCTTGAGCACCCCGCATAAAATAGCGCTGCATGTAATCGATACCATTGGTGTCGTCCATGCGGCGGGGCTGCGGCTCAGGCTGTTGCTGATGCCGGTGCAGACCCTTGTGTTCAGCGGCGGCCATTGA
- a CDS encoding ABC transporter ATP-binding protein, protein MGQITLEKVTKSFGATEVIPPLDLTIEDGEFTVFVGPSGCGKSTLLRLIAGLEDVSSGVMRIDGKEATNVPPAKRGLAMVFQSYALYPHMTVRKNIAFPMRMAGIDQAEQDSRIKQAAAALNLTDYLDRRPGQLSGGQRQRVAIGRAIVREPSAFLFDEPLSNLDAALRVGMRMEISELHEKLKTTMIYVTHDQVEAMTMADKIVVLRAGHVEQVGTPLELYKTPRNVFVAGFIGSPKMNLIEGDEAAKHNAHTIGVRPEHIEISAESGQWSGTVGVSEHLGSDTFFHIQDSGLADTITVRAGGEVGFRHGDRVYMTPRSDVIHKFGDTGLRIE, encoded by the coding sequence ATGGGACAGATTACTCTCGAGAAAGTCACCAAGAGTTTCGGTGCAACAGAAGTCATTCCACCCCTCGACCTCACGATCGAAGATGGCGAGTTCACAGTTTTCGTAGGGCCTTCGGGTTGTGGTAAGTCCACACTTTTGCGCCTGATTGCCGGGCTGGAGGATGTGTCATCCGGCGTCATGCGGATTGACGGCAAAGAAGCAACCAACGTGCCGCCCGCCAAGCGCGGTCTGGCGATGGTGTTCCAATCCTACGCGCTTTATCCGCATATGACGGTGCGCAAGAATATCGCATTTCCGATGCGGATGGCTGGGATTGATCAGGCGGAACAGGATAGCCGGATCAAGCAGGCCGCCGCAGCACTGAACCTCACCGATTATCTGGACCGCCGCCCGGGCCAATTGTCAGGTGGTCAGAGACAACGGGTGGCCATTGGCCGTGCCATTGTGCGTGAGCCATCGGCGTTTCTCTTTGATGAACCGCTTTCCAACCTTGATGCTGCGCTGCGTGTGGGCATGCGGATGGAAATCTCGGAACTGCATGAAAAGCTCAAAACCACCATGATTTATGTGACCCATGATCAGGTGGAAGCGATGACGATGGCCGACAAGATTGTCGTTCTGCGCGCGGGCCACGTCGAACAGGTCGGCACACCGCTGGAGCTGTATAAGACACCGCGGAACGTCTTTGTCGCGGGCTTCATCGGCTCACCCAAGATGAACCTGATCGAGGGCGACGAGGCGGCCAAACACAATGCGCATACAATCGGCGTGCGCCCTGAGCATATCGAGATTTCGGCTGAAAGCGGGCAGTGGTCGGGTACCGTCGGGGTGTCAGAGCATCTGGGCTCTGATACATTCTTCCACATTCAGGACAGCGGATTGGCTGATACCATCACGGTGCGCGCGGGTGGAGAAGTTGGTTTCCGCCACGGGGACCGGGTTTACATGACGCCGCGCTCGGATGTTATTCATAAGTTTGGCGATACCGGACTGCGCATCGAATAA
- a CDS encoding ABC transporter substrate-binding protein, giving the protein MKPTRILSSLFMILMGTGPLAQTTVQSCNRTVTFDAPPKAAISNDVNLTEMMLVLGLADRMVGYTGISGWKTLDAEMTAGVEALPELSAKYPSKEVLIGADADFFFAGWNYGMKVGGEVTPETLEPFGIKVYELTESCIHIGEKAAVSMEDMYADLLNLGAIFDVSEKAEALVAGYRAELDSFTASLSPLSTPPRVFVYDSGEDVPFTAGRYAMPNALIEAAGGVNIMNGLEKSWATVGWETVVERNPEVIVIVNYGDVTAAQKRAFMMSNPAFAQLDAVRNDRFVTLEYVEATPGPRNIAAVKTLAAALRAE; this is encoded by the coding sequence ATGAAGCCGACACGTATACTTTCTTCCCTGTTTATGATCCTGATGGGCACCGGCCCGCTGGCGCAGACAACGGTGCAAAGCTGCAACCGAACCGTCACCTTCGACGCGCCGCCGAAGGCTGCGATTTCCAACGACGTCAACCTGACTGAGATGATGCTGGTCCTTGGGCTGGCGGACCGGATGGTGGGCTATACCGGTATCTCCGGCTGGAAAACGCTGGACGCGGAGATGACGGCGGGTGTCGAAGCCCTGCCCGAATTATCCGCCAAATACCCCAGCAAGGAAGTGCTGATCGGGGCGGATGCTGATTTCTTCTTTGCAGGTTGGAACTACGGCATGAAAGTGGGCGGTGAAGTGACGCCCGAGACGTTGGAGCCCTTTGGCATCAAGGTCTACGAGCTTACCGAAAGCTGCATTCACATCGGTGAGAAAGCCGCCGTCAGCATGGAAGATATGTATGCCGACCTGCTGAACCTTGGCGCGATCTTTGACGTATCCGAAAAGGCGGAGGCACTGGTGGCAGGCTACCGCGCGGAACTGGACAGCTTCACCGCGTCATTGTCGCCCCTCAGCACCCCGCCGCGCGTATTTGTCTATGACAGCGGCGAAGACGTGCCCTTTACCGCCGGGCGCTATGCGATGCCGAATGCGCTGATCGAGGCTGCAGGTGGGGTCAATATCATGAACGGTCTGGAGAAAAGCTGGGCGACGGTTGGATGGGAAACCGTTGTCGAGCGTAACCCCGAAGTGATCGTTATCGTCAACTACGGCGATGTCACGGCGGCGCAAAAACGCGCGTTCATGATGTCCAATCCTGCTTTTGCACAGCTTGATGCGGTCAGGAACGACCGTTTCGTAACGCTGGAATATGTCGAGGCGACACCGGGTCCACGCAACATCGCCGCCGTCAAAACGCTTGCTGCGGCTTTACGGGCGGAGTGA